The following are encoded together in the Ranitomeya imitator isolate aRanImi1 chromosome 4, aRanImi1.pri, whole genome shotgun sequence genome:
- the LOC138675520 gene encoding uncharacterized protein produces MPHHRLTPEQNCLLLHTALLLLHHYSELEQSRRRRDSRRQKRMWVHPIIHEREEKGHFHVLYRDLRSFPDKFSQFCRLSIEAFDRLLILLGPHLTYEDTVMRRAISAEERLLITLRFLATGESYTSLHLQFRVGKSTISQIVRCTCTVIWQKLRPIVMPCPTEETWLQVAAGFQTVANFPNCVGAVDGKHVRVLKPPRSGSRFFNYKKYFSVVLMAVADAHYKFVAIDVGAYGSTGDSRVLQLSQIGLQILRDGGTLPAPRPLPGSTHPVPFVMVSDEAFPLKPHLLRPYPRRALDDRRRIFNYRLSRARRYVECTFGIMCSRWRIFHTAIQLDPETVDTVIKACCVLHNYAREYSTEVVEELQVSELDAVDNFGQGRQCNTGVRVRETFADYFMSPEGAVHWQYSCAGVELPELQRRSDA; encoded by the exons ATGCCGCACCATCGTCTAACTCCAGAACAGAACTGCCTACTGTTGCATACGGCACTACTTTTGCTGCACCACTACAGCGAGCTG gagcaatcgcggagaagaagggatagcagacggcaaaaaaggatgtgggttcatcccatCATTCATGAAcgggaggaaaagggacacttccatgttctttatcgtgatttaaggag ctttccagataaattttctcagttttgccgtctttccattgaggcatttgatcgtcttctaattcttcttggtccacacctcacttacgaagatacggtcatgcgaagagcgatctctgcagaagaaaggctgctcatcaccttgcg gtttttagccacaggagagagctacacatccctgcacctccaatttagggttggcaaatcGACCATCTCGCAAATTGTacggtgcacatgtaccgtcatctggcagaagttgcggcccatcgtgatgccttgcccaaccgaggagacttggctgcaggttgcagcaggctttcaaactgtggccaatttccccaactgcgtaggtgctgttgatggcaaacatgtgagagtgctaaagccaccaagatcaggatcacgcttctttaattataagaagtatttttcagtggtcttgatggcggtggctgacgcacattacaagtttgttgccatcgacgttggtgcctatggtagtactggggattctcgggtgttgcaattatcacagattggacttcaaattcttcgagatggcggcacgctcccagcccctAGACCTTTGccaggttccacacatccagtaccctttgtgatggtatcggatgaggcatttcccttgaagccccacctgctgcgcccatacccacgaagagcactggatgaccggcggaggatttttaattataggctgagccgtgcacgaagatatgtggaatgtaccttcgggatcatgtgtagtcggtggaggatctttcacactgccatccagttagatccggagaccgtggacactgtgataaaggcatgctgtgtgctccacaactatgctcgggaATACAGCACTGAGGTAGTTGAGGAATTACAGGTGTCAGAATTAGATGCAGTGGACAACTTTGGTCAAGGAAGGCAATGTAAcacgggtgtgcgtgtgagagaaacctttgcagactacttcatgagtcctgaaggtgccgtgcactggcaatactcttgTGCCGGTGTTGAGCTGCCAGAACTGCAGAGAAGATCTGATGCCTAA